The Salinibaculum sp. SYNS191 genome has a window encoding:
- a CDS encoding DUF7286 family protein, translating into MGAVTGARIPFALVGVVLLLGSATFAGSLTGQPATGPAVGDALDTTAAETQSAVRDAVTAAARAAATDPITDPAGTRFGAVLNTTSTFRDSLRIRVYLAVRDRLQRLDGDEGIDVTARLPPTPTPAALRDAKRRVSISRAGPRNTALRATVSNVTLTATRDGRVVGTRTLSPTVTVPVPTLVLHDRVDTFERRLDAGPGDPGLGARLTGRLYPLVWARGYAQYGGTPIENVLANRHVGLFTNGALLAMQRDFFGRSDRVGQSVLGWATANTALTDAIDGGSSPVADRLSQAHDDLQGDRLPSVAVERAQSRTSGASPQEAVTIGVNETADRAFLDTVAGLNRTLRQPYTVAVQRRSRVLSSETVSLRQPRSPGSNWTLVGRDVTNRTAVDPLERDSGTVDGPWHLLASHSRWVNVTTTVTRRWRTPDGHRQTVERRRRSTAVGITLVGRHDTGETPVRPFGSVHERGGPLDGSNLADVRSEARQVLLPGGADAVARRVAGKGGGTASATVVGDRPATLSRWVYHDIVTVRERVRNLSVTVSRGELATLQANPAERLLKRLADRRAALLDVPDAYDGVASRARVAARRAYLDRVRRRLEVRAAGHAVRRSRVADQLSESDGVSLETLQSGYESRDGAATASLGADGVQMRVTTSPSYLTLGELSGTSVAGIPEGTAEHPLVARNRNLFAVPYGDAADAVTEVLFGPDRTRLRTAAQVLDSARVAGLDVDETALRQDVAAANDHLRSVAAETLETVVPTRQTEPTEVLDTALGRWDGPATRAMALSNGSAAAAIATVATERWKLSARTSDRLALVLDRDLTAALETKAARPPQSPVEKHAGTLRRLGRSRANKAVGDAVKQGVKRGAEAVTGKTLSRLPAGLPLAPVPPAWYLTVNYWEVEVAGEYARFVVSAPRGTPDEPGATLRYVRDGTPVALDVDDDGAAERLGAGTRVSFRTHTSVAVAVPPGSRGVGDVDGQMTETSPGWPTPGRAG; encoded by the coding sequence GTGGGAGCCGTGACCGGGGCCCGGATTCCCTTCGCGCTCGTCGGTGTCGTGCTCCTGCTCGGGAGCGCCACCTTCGCCGGGTCGCTGACGGGGCAGCCGGCCACCGGACCCGCTGTCGGAGACGCCCTCGACACGACCGCGGCCGAGACACAGAGTGCTGTCCGCGACGCTGTCACTGCGGCGGCACGGGCAGCAGCGACCGACCCGATAACGGACCCAGCCGGGACGCGCTTCGGCGCGGTCCTGAACACGACGTCGACGTTCCGTGACTCACTGCGGATTCGGGTCTACCTCGCAGTTCGCGACCGCCTCCAGCGTCTCGACGGTGACGAGGGCATCGACGTCACTGCGAGGCTCCCGCCGACGCCGACCCCGGCCGCGCTGCGCGACGCCAAACGCCGGGTCTCCATCTCGCGGGCCGGTCCTCGCAACACCGCACTCAGAGCGACCGTGTCGAACGTGACCCTCACCGCGACCCGGGACGGCCGCGTCGTGGGCACCCGGACGCTCTCGCCGACGGTGACGGTTCCAGTCCCGACGCTCGTCCTCCACGACAGGGTCGACACCTTCGAGCGCCGACTCGATGCCGGTCCCGGCGACCCGGGACTGGGGGCCAGACTGACGGGCCGGCTCTATCCGCTGGTGTGGGCCCGTGGCTACGCCCAGTACGGCGGTACACCCATCGAGAACGTCCTCGCCAACCGACACGTCGGGCTGTTCACGAACGGCGCACTCCTCGCCATGCAGCGCGATTTCTTCGGCCGGAGCGACCGCGTCGGGCAGTCCGTCCTCGGCTGGGCGACTGCGAACACGGCGCTCACCGACGCGATAGACGGCGGGTCCTCCCCCGTCGCAGACCGGCTTTCCCAGGCACACGACGACCTGCAGGGCGATCGACTTCCGTCGGTCGCCGTCGAGCGCGCCCAGTCACGGACGTCGGGTGCGTCGCCACAGGAGGCTGTCACTATCGGAGTCAACGAAACCGCTGACAGGGCCTTTCTCGACACCGTCGCGGGCCTGAACCGAACTCTCAGACAGCCCTACACCGTCGCCGTCCAGCGCCGCTCTCGTGTCCTCTCCAGCGAGACCGTCTCGCTCCGGCAGCCTCGCTCTCCCGGTTCGAACTGGACACTCGTCGGACGCGACGTGACGAACCGGACGGCGGTCGACCCGCTGGAGAGGGACAGCGGGACGGTCGACGGTCCCTGGCACCTCCTCGCGTCTCACTCGCGGTGGGTGAACGTGACGACAACGGTGACGCGACGCTGGCGGACTCCGGACGGACACCGACAGACCGTCGAACGACGGCGCCGGTCGACTGCCGTGGGCATCACGCTGGTCGGCCGGCACGACACGGGCGAGACGCCGGTTCGACCGTTCGGGTCCGTCCACGAACGTGGCGGTCCGCTCGACGGCTCGAACCTCGCCGACGTCCGGTCAGAGGCCCGGCAGGTACTGCTTCCCGGTGGCGCAGACGCGGTTGCGCGCCGTGTCGCGGGGAAGGGTGGGGGGACGGCCTCGGCGACGGTCGTCGGTGACCGACCGGCGACGCTCTCCCGGTGGGTGTACCACGACATCGTGACAGTGCGCGAGCGGGTCCGCAACCTCTCGGTTACGGTCTCTAGAGGCGAACTCGCGACGCTGCAGGCCAATCCCGCCGAACGACTGCTGAAACGGCTGGCAGACCGGCGAGCGGCCTTGCTCGACGTCCCCGACGCCTACGACGGCGTGGCGAGCCGCGCCCGCGTCGCCGCCCGCCGCGCGTACCTGGACCGGGTGCGACGCCGTCTGGAAGTGCGGGCGGCGGGCCACGCCGTCCGACGCTCCCGGGTCGCGGACCAGCTATCCGAGAGTGACGGGGTTTCGCTCGAGACGCTCCAGTCTGGGTACGAGTCACGTGACGGAGCGGCCACAGCGTCGCTCGGGGCGGACGGTGTGCAGATGCGCGTGACCACGTCACCCTCCTATCTGACGCTCGGTGAACTCTCCGGGACGTCGGTCGCAGGCATTCCCGAGGGGACCGCCGAACACCCGCTGGTCGCCCGCAACCGGAACCTGTTCGCCGTTCCGTACGGCGACGCTGCCGACGCCGTGACCGAGGTCCTGTTCGGACCGGACCGCACCCGTCTCCGCACCGCGGCGCAGGTGCTCGACTCGGCGCGCGTGGCGGGGCTGGACGTCGACGAGACGGCCCTCCGTCAGGACGTCGCGGCCGCCAACGACCACCTCCGTTCCGTGGCCGCGGAGACGCTGGAAACGGTCGTGCCGACCCGGCAAACCGAACCGACGGAGGTGCTCGACACGGCGCTCGGCCGCTGGGACGGGCCTGCGACACGGGCGATGGCGCTGTCGAACGGGTCGGCCGCCGCCGCGATAGCGACGGTGGCGACCGAGCGGTGGAAGCTCTCCGCGCGGACGAGCGACAGACTCGCACTCGTGCTGGACCGCGACCTCACCGCGGCTCTGGAGACGAAGGCGGCCCGGCCGCCACAGTCCCCCGTCGAGAAGCACGCCGGGACGCTCCGTCGCCTCGGGCGGTCCAGGGCGAACAAAGCCGTCGGCGACGCCGTGAAACAGGGTGTGAAACGCGGTGCGGAGGCAGTGACCGGCAAGACGCTGAGCCGGCTTCCCGCGGGGCTCCCTCTCGCCCCCGTGCCCCCGGCCTGGTACCTCACGGTCAACTACTGGGAGGTCGAAGTGGCCGGCGAGTACGCCCGGTTCGTCGTGAGTGCGCCGCGGGGAACCCCCGACGAGCCCGGTGCCACGCTCAGGTACGTCAGGGACGGCACGCCGGTCGCGCTGGACGTCGACGACGACGGCGCTGCCGAGCGGCTGGGGGCGGGCACACGTGTCAGTTTCCGGACGCATACGAGCGTCGCGGTCGCAGTCCCTCCGGGCTCCCGCGGAGTCGGGGACGTGGACGGACAGATGACCGAGACGTCGCCGGGGTGGCCGACGCCGGGGCGGGCAGGGTGA
- a CDS encoding DUF7284 family protein, with the protein MRAISTVLDVAVFLLLVSAAVGTVVYAPTPVASGPAVEQTAEVLATTTATVEYDLRQEQRRAHGTLATLLAKAALANTTVSDVPVTTVSGTFGSAVRRRVRATVRAPNRTQVTAVWRPYRGAPVEGRVAVGSPPPSAVDVSVATLQVPSPVVSTAARSAGPAGGYRDLAGRVARRVTETLLPSTSHGAALGQSGPRAAAAASRYRSMADALGLDATPFSRGDVAGAHSSIAGALTRRLATDMRTRFESPAGARDALRTGTVTIAVRRWEP; encoded by the coding sequence ATGAGAGCAATCAGTACCGTCCTCGACGTGGCCGTCTTCCTCCTGCTGGTCTCGGCCGCCGTCGGAACCGTGGTCTACGCTCCCACTCCGGTTGCGTCCGGCCCCGCTGTCGAGCAGACCGCTGAGGTCCTCGCGACGACCACCGCGACTGTCGAGTACGACCTCCGGCAGGAACAACGGCGGGCTCACGGCACCCTGGCGACGCTGCTCGCGAAGGCGGCGCTCGCCAACACTACCGTCAGTGACGTTCCCGTGACGACTGTTTCGGGTACCTTCGGCAGCGCCGTCCGACGCCGCGTTCGCGCGACGGTCCGGGCACCGAACAGGACACAGGTGACGGCCGTCTGGCGACCGTACAGGGGTGCGCCCGTGGAGGGTCGCGTTGCAGTCGGGAGCCCACCCCCGTCCGCGGTCGACGTCTCCGTCGCAACGCTACAGGTCCCATCGCCGGTGGTGTCGACGGCGGCGAGGTCCGCCGGACCCGCCGGCGGATATCGGGACCTCGCAGGACGGGTCGCTCGCAGGGTGACGGAGACGCTCCTTCCGTCGACGTCACACGGCGCAGCGCTCGGACAGTCCGGTCCACGGGCGGCCGCGGCTGCCAGCAGGTACCGTTCGATGGCGGACGCGCTCGGACTGGACGCGACGCCGTTTTCCCGGGGAGACGTCGCGGGTGCACACAGTTCCATCGCGGGCGCGCTGACGCGGCGACTCGCGACGGATATGCGCACCCGATTCGAGAGCCCCGCCGGTGCCCGGGACGCGCTCCGGACCGGAACGGTGACAATCGCGGTGAGGCGGTGGGAGCCGTGA
- a CDS encoding DUF7285 family protein, producing the protein MRRSSGRGQVEPLAALAAVLAVSAGLVIYADTLEEAVTPAPERETPEVILDGVERTLEEAGVVDPARLESAMAALPSGWHGNLTLRAGGKQWSRGPTPPSDADRATARVSVRIAPAKVRPGQLRVVVWR; encoded by the coding sequence ATGCGACGCTCGTCGGGTAGGGGACAGGTCGAGCCGCTGGCCGCCCTGGCGGCCGTCCTGGCCGTCTCGGCGGGCCTGGTCATCTACGCTGATACGCTGGAAGAAGCCGTCACTCCGGCTCCCGAGCGGGAGACGCCGGAGGTGATCCTCGACGGCGTCGAACGGACGCTGGAGGAGGCGGGCGTCGTCGACCCGGCGCGGCTGGAGTCCGCGATGGCAGCGCTCCCCTCCGGCTGGCACGGCAACCTCACACTGCGGGCCGGCGGGAAACAGTGGTCACGAGGCCCGACACCGCCGTCGGATGCCGACCGGGCGACGGCGCGGGTCAGCGTCAGGATAGCTCCGGCGAAGGTGCGCCCCGGCCAGCTACGGGTGGTCGTCTGGCGATGA
- a CDS encoding DUF7283 family protein: protein MFDAPLDTWYVWLGLGLVSVAVAGTALSLPTAAPPSPGPVADAIDEVASSPGSARARVTLSASRIRLAPRELALRSDGGTARARFAFGPVTPVDSGPLARVLHGRPPASAFPSKTAFRDALRAARRESPRWRPAPDGLTARRVRWGDVDATLVG, encoded by the coding sequence GTGTTCGACGCGCCACTAGACACCTGGTACGTGTGGCTCGGACTCGGCCTGGTGAGCGTCGCTGTCGCGGGGACCGCCCTCTCCCTGCCGACCGCTGCGCCGCCGAGTCCCGGGCCGGTCGCAGACGCCATCGACGAGGTCGCATCGAGCCCCGGCAGTGCCCGCGCGAGGGTCACGCTCTCTGCGTCCCGCATCCGTCTCGCCCCTCGGGAACTCGCTCTCCGAAGCGATGGCGGTACTGCGCGCGCACGGTTCGCCTTCGGTCCGGTCACGCCCGTCGATAGCGGGCCGCTGGCTCGCGTCCTCCACGGGCGACCACCGGCCAGCGCCTTCCCGTCGAAAACAGCCTTCCGGGACGCGCTCCGGGCGGCCCGACGTGAGTCTCCCCGCTGGCGGCCGGCACCGGACGGACTGACCGCACGGCGCGTTCGCTGGGGGGATGTCGATGCGACGCTCGTCGGGTAG
- a CDS encoding type II secretion system F family protein, with the protein MSPVARLARLYPWSVDPDEDLRRAVAFLGWERSAAGVLRASYGAGLVGAALTLLLSAVAPTRLRLLSLLLSSTVTLVVMSSFTLVPRLLATARRVRALGDAPALVGRAVLSMRLSPSPERAAVFAARASDTPLADSLGRHVRQVRGTHASALERFGDEWAEWFPALARSLALVGTAAELPAEERDRSLDRALSVVLDGTRDQLRSFGEQIRGPLTALYAFGILLPTALVALLPAAHAAGVGVTPLSVAVVYDLLLPAVLVTAAAWLLARRPATFPPPAVRRSHPDVPDVPDRRLTAVLTGLAAGVAGWYGTALALPKWAPPIAAVGLGTGTALLAQYRPYLAVHERVAAVEEGLTDALALVGRRVSNGRSVESAVAATAEDVTGPIGRVFETAARQQRQLQVGVERAFVGEYGALEHVPSRRLRDSVAFLGLAASHGAPAGPAIRSLATHVDELQRVERSARSTLRSVCGTLQSTGTVFGPLVAGATVALADGMAGGGSGGLPGGGSELPWLGLAVGWYVLVLAAVLPTLSTGLVRGLDRALVAVRVGRALAVGTVVYLGSYLVVGGIA; encoded by the coding sequence ATGAGTCCGGTCGCCAGACTCGCACGGCTGTACCCGTGGTCTGTCGACCCCGACGAGGACCTGCGCCGGGCCGTCGCCTTCCTGGGGTGGGAGCGGTCGGCGGCCGGAGTTCTCCGGGCGAGTTACGGCGCTGGACTGGTCGGAGCGGCACTGACGCTTCTCCTCTCGGCGGTGGCCCCGACGCGGCTTCGGCTCCTCTCTTTGCTCCTGTCGAGCACCGTCACGCTGGTCGTGATGTCGTCGTTCACGCTGGTCCCGAGACTGCTCGCGACCGCGCGTCGGGTCCGTGCGCTGGGTGACGCTCCCGCACTCGTCGGGCGTGCTGTACTCAGCATGCGGCTGTCTCCGTCCCCCGAGCGCGCCGCTGTCTTCGCCGCCAGGGCCAGTGACACGCCGCTGGCCGACAGTCTCGGGCGTCACGTTCGACAGGTTCGCGGGACCCACGCCTCCGCACTGGAACGGTTCGGCGACGAGTGGGCGGAGTGGTTCCCTGCGCTCGCACGCTCGCTCGCGCTGGTCGGCACGGCCGCGGAACTCCCGGCCGAGGAGCGAGACCGGAGTCTCGACCGGGCGCTCTCTGTCGTTCTCGACGGGACGCGCGACCAGTTGCGGTCGTTCGGCGAGCAGATTCGGGGACCGCTGACCGCGCTGTACGCTTTCGGCATCCTCCTGCCGACAGCGCTGGTCGCGCTGCTGCCGGCCGCCCACGCTGCCGGTGTCGGCGTCACGCCCCTCTCGGTCGCAGTCGTCTACGACCTGTTGTTGCCCGCGGTGCTGGTGACGGCGGCCGCCTGGCTTCTCGCGCGCCGTCCGGCGACGTTTCCGCCGCCAGCCGTGCGACGGAGCCACCCCGACGTTCCCGACGTTCCCGACCGTCGTCTGACCGCAGTCCTCACCGGTCTTGCCGCCGGCGTCGCTGGCTGGTACGGCACGGCACTCGCGCTGCCGAAGTGGGCACCCCCGATAGCTGCGGTGGGTCTCGGAACCGGGACGGCGCTGCTGGCGCAGTATCGCCCCTACCTGGCCGTCCACGAGCGCGTCGCCGCCGTCGAGGAGGGACTCACCGACGCGCTCGCGCTGGTCGGCCGCCGGGTCTCGAACGGCCGGTCGGTCGAGTCTGCCGTCGCAGCGACTGCGGAGGACGTCACCGGACCCATCGGACGCGTCTTCGAGACGGCGGCGCGACAGCAGCGCCAGTTGCAAGTCGGCGTCGAACGCGCGTTCGTTGGCGAGTACGGGGCACTGGAGCACGTCCCGAGTCGGCGACTCCGCGACAGCGTGGCGTTTCTGGGGCTGGCCGCCAGCCACGGGGCACCGGCGGGGCCGGCGATACGCTCGCTCGCCACCCACGTCGACGAACTGCAGCGCGTCGAGCGCTCGGCCCGCAGTACCCTCCGGTCGGTCTGTGGCACTCTCCAGAGCACGGGAACGGTGTTCGGGCCGCTCGTCGCCGGCGCGACGGTCGCGCTCGCGGACGGGATGGCCGGCGGTGGCTCCGGGGGCCTCCCCGGCGGCGGCAGCGAACTCCCCTGGCTCGGACTCGCAGTCGGGTGGTACGTTCTCGTCCTGGCCGCCGTCCTGCCGACCCTCTCGACTGGACTGGTTCGGGGACTGGACCGCGCGCTCGTGGCCGTCCGCGTCGGGCGTGCGCTCGCCGTCGGAACGGTCGTCTACCTCGGCAGCTATCTGGTCGTCGGCGGCATCGCCTGA
- a CDS encoding type II/IV secretion system ATPase subunit encodes METLRDRLPDVLSADSDADAPCGCTTSFDGDALVVEAADCDGGGRLHADADCRETVVRALTARDVEVVRVRQRGVERVYEADAASLLVAAGRFAESVRRRDRRLAERAMRDPLGAAREATGRADATSDVAAETGLAELAVRVEDYETGLAPLVGLTVSDWRVEAAPPATAELTAVRDLDTGGTARIYDTGSGGRYHLTPLDSDLDAAAAGTLATAYRRLAEGAVEGGERAPPRAVRQVVAERDPEATAAGTESPPVERLGRVLHRHTRGHGLLAELFADPDVSDVFVTAPADRNPLRVRAGDRTLPTNVRLTERGVEAFAARYRRESGRGFSRADPTLDAATTVGDRQVRVAGVTDPVSEGAAFAFRAHDRDVWTLPALVGNGTLTPAAAGLLSLAVERGAAVLVAGPRGAGKTTLLTALLPELPPDVRTVVIEDAPELPVGRLQDSGRDVQALRTTEESGVLSPTEAVRTALRLGDGALVVGEVRGTEAQSLYEAMRVGANNEAVLGTIHGEDADAVYDRVVDDLGVPPSSFAVTDVVVSLEQCADGTRRVRAIEEVIDGESGSFVPLFQRTDETLASTDRLARGNAQLLETLRRPGETYADLLSRLEHREEELAEQARAGRTDLESVTAAVTERTA; translated from the coding sequence ATGGAGACGTTACGGGACAGACTGCCCGACGTGCTCTCGGCCGACTCGGACGCGGATGCACCGTGTGGCTGTACCACCTCTTTCGACGGCGACGCGCTCGTCGTCGAGGCAGCGGACTGCGACGGCGGCGGCCGCCTCCACGCCGACGCCGACTGTCGCGAGACGGTCGTCCGGGCGCTGACTGCCCGGGACGTGGAGGTCGTCCGCGTCCGGCAGAGGGGTGTCGAGCGGGTCTACGAGGCCGACGCTGCGTCGCTGCTCGTCGCCGCCGGGCGCTTTGCCGAGTCGGTCCGTCGGCGGGACCGACGACTGGCCGAGCGGGCGATGCGCGACCCGCTCGGCGCGGCTCGCGAGGCGACCGGCCGCGCGGATGCCACGTCGGACGTCGCCGCGGAGACCGGGCTGGCGGAGCTGGCCGTCCGCGTCGAGGACTACGAGACGGGTCTGGCACCGCTGGTCGGGCTGACGGTCAGCGACTGGCGCGTCGAGGCCGCTCCCCCGGCGACCGCCGAACTGACCGCCGTTCGCGACCTCGACACCGGCGGGACAGCGCGCATCTACGACACCGGGTCCGGCGGCCGGTACCACCTCACGCCGCTCGACAGCGACCTCGACGCGGCAGCCGCGGGGACGCTGGCGACTGCCTACCGGCGACTCGCGGAGGGGGCCGTCGAGGGCGGCGAGCGAGCGCCCCCGCGAGCGGTCCGCCAGGTCGTCGCGGAGCGCGACCCGGAAGCGACCGCCGCGGGAACCGAGAGTCCGCCGGTCGAACGCCTCGGTCGCGTCCTCCACCGACACACCCGCGGCCACGGACTGCTGGCGGAACTGTTCGCCGACCCCGACGTCTCGGACGTCTTCGTCACGGCCCCTGCGGACCGGAACCCGCTTCGCGTCCGCGCGGGTGATCGGACGCTTCCGACGAACGTGCGCCTCACCGAGCGCGGCGTCGAGGCCTTCGCCGCCCGGTACCGACGGGAGAGCGGGCGGGGCTTCTCGCGTGCGGACCCGACGCTCGACGCCGCGACGACCGTCGGCGACCGACAGGTCCGGGTCGCCGGCGTCACCGACCCAGTCAGCGAGGGTGCCGCCTTCGCCTTCCGCGCCCACGACCGCGACGTCTGGACGCTCCCCGCGCTCGTCGGCAACGGGACCCTGACACCGGCGGCGGCCGGGCTGCTGTCGCTGGCCGTCGAGCGGGGCGCGGCTGTGCTCGTCGCCGGCCCGAGAGGGGCCGGGAAGACGACGCTGCTGACCGCACTGTTGCCCGAGCTACCACCCGACGTCCGCACCGTGGTCATCGAGGACGCCCCGGAACTCCCCGTCGGACGGCTCCAGGACAGCGGCCGGGACGTCCAGGCGCTCCGGACGACCGAGGAGAGTGGAGTCCTCTCGCCCACCGAGGCCGTCCGGACGGCGCTGCGACTCGGTGACGGCGCGCTCGTCGTCGGGGAAGTCCGCGGGACCGAGGCGCAGTCGCTCTACGAAGCCATGCGCGTCGGCGCGAACAACGAGGCCGTTCTCGGCACTATCCACGGCGAGGATGCAGACGCCGTCTACGACCGCGTCGTCGACGACCTTGGCGTGCCACCCTCGTCCTTTGCCGTCACGGACGTCGTGGTTTCGCTTGAACAGTGCGCCGACGGCACCAGACGGGTGCGAGCTATCGAGGAGGTTATCGACGGCGAGAGCGGGTCGTTCGTGCCATTGTTCCAGCGGACCGACGAGACCCTCGCATCGACGGACAGACTCGCCCGCGGGAACGCGCAGCTACTGGAGACGCTTCGGCGTCCCGGGGAGACCTACGCCGACCTGCTGTCACGACTGGAGCACCGCGAGGAGGAACTGGCCGAGCAGGCACGCGCGGGGCGGACAGACCTCGAGAGCGTGACGGCGGCGGTGACGGAACGGACGGCATGA
- a CDS encoding DUF7311 family protein — MLRTVLAVALATALLATALPVVDSARTTHAERTVENELRHLDSAATRLADASDPVPRDAPGARREHAVVLPQASWGTAPLAALRVPPPGSDEAISYRVTGGNWTTFHTRSPVPVVGPPGGLTLRDGGRHRLVLTFQRRAGRAVVVVRRPDV, encoded by the coding sequence ATGCTGCGGACCGTCCTCGCCGTCGCGCTCGCGACCGCGCTGCTCGCAACGGCGCTCCCGGTCGTCGACTCGGCGCGCACGACCCACGCCGAGCGGACCGTCGAGAACGAACTTCGGCACCTCGACAGCGCCGCGACGAGGCTCGCGGACGCCAGCGACCCGGTGCCGAGAGACGCACCAGGGGCGCGCCGCGAGCACGCGGTCGTACTTCCGCAGGCGTCGTGGGGAACCGCCCCCCTCGCTGCGCTCCGGGTCCCCCCGCCCGGCAGCGACGAGGCAATCTCCTACCGCGTCACCGGCGGCAACTGGACGACGTTTCACACCCGTTCGCCCGTCCCGGTCGTCGGGCCGCCCGGGGGTCTTACCCTCCGTGACGGGGGTCGCCACCGACTCGTGTTGACCTTTCAGCGCCGCGCAGGCCGTGCGGTCGTGGTGGTCCGCCGCCCGGACGTTTAA
- a CDS encoding DUF7310 family coiled-coil domain-containing protein has product MDESFEERLAAVERALTDTDGDRPDLATAAEVAERVDDLETDLAALTDRVAELEAATQALRGYVGNVRSVNEEVEQRADLALSKAEAASRAVADSSGDHRRQSRQADGDGSGPATGAGQSQGATTADAPTPDSPASAAARGDFAPSAPREELTDGRSFLDDDVERDPASLADEGDTAGTSGTAPSETGADDEAGVLARIRALV; this is encoded by the coding sequence ATGGACGAGAGCTTCGAGGAACGGCTCGCAGCCGTCGAGCGCGCGCTGACCGACACCGACGGGGACCGTCCCGACCTCGCGACCGCCGCGGAGGTCGCAGAGCGAGTCGACGACCTGGAAACCGACCTGGCGGCGCTGACCGACCGCGTCGCCGAACTGGAAGCGGCCACCCAGGCGCTCCGTGGCTACGTCGGCAACGTCCGCTCGGTCAACGAGGAAGTCGAGCAGCGCGCCGACCTGGCACTCTCGAAGGCCGAGGCTGCCAGCAGAGCCGTGGCGGACTCGTCGGGCGACCACCGGCGGCAGTCCCGGCAGGCCGACGGCGACGGATCTGGACCGGCGACTGGTGCGGGTCAATCACAGGGTGCGACGACTGCGGACGCCCCCACTCCCGACTCACCGGCGTCGGCCGCGGCTCGCGGGGACTTTGCACCGTCTGCGCCGCGCGAGGAGCTGACCGACGGGAGGTCGTTTCTCGACGACGACGTCGAACGGGACCCCGCGTCACTCGCCGACGAGGGTGACACCGCGGGCACGTCCGGGACAGCACCGTCGGAGACTGGGGCGGACGACGAGGCTGGCGTGCTCGCTCGCATCCGGGCGCTCGTCTGA
- a CDS encoding tubulin/FtsZ family protein translates to MKVVLIGVGQAGGKVTQALAEFDYEMGFGAVQGAFAVNTARTDLQELEIDTMLVGQDRVKGHGVGGDNELGAEIMQDESTEVMDELGQRITTDVEAVFIVAGLGGGTGSGGAPALANELNRVYDVPIYTLGILPGRDEGSIYQANAGRSLKTVVRESDSALLIDNDAWRESGESVEEGFEKINEQIARRVGLLLASGEAVEGVGESVVDSSEIINTLREGGMACMGYATAEASEDAGENINTITSLTRNALLTKMSLPDAVEAQAALLVIAGDPDRISRKGVERARKWVEEETGSLQVRGGDFPLASERLGALVLLGGVERSRRVEEFMERAREAQDNAPQGDAKAVFENEDLDDLF, encoded by the coding sequence ATGAAAGTCGTCCTGATAGGTGTCGGCCAGGCCGGTGGGAAGGTGACCCAGGCCCTGGCCGAGTTCGACTACGAGATGGGTTTCGGCGCGGTGCAGGGCGCGTTCGCCGTCAACACCGCGCGGACGGACCTCCAGGAGTTGGAGATAGACACGATGCTCGTCGGCCAGGACCGCGTGAAGGGCCACGGCGTCGGCGGCGACAACGAACTCGGCGCGGAGATTATGCAGGACGAGTCCACGGAGGTGATGGACGAACTCGGCCAGCGAATCACGACCGACGTCGAGGCCGTCTTCATCGTCGCGGGCCTCGGTGGCGGGACCGGCAGCGGCGGTGCGCCAGCGCTCGCGAACGAACTCAATCGCGTCTACGACGTCCCGATCTACACGCTCGGCATCCTCCCCGGCCGCGACGAGGGCTCTATCTACCAGGCCAACGCCGGCCGGTCGCTCAAGACCGTCGTCCGCGAGTCCGACTCCGCCCTCCTCATCGACAACGACGCCTGGCGCGAGAGCGGCGAGAGCGTCGAGGAAGGATTCGAGAAGATAAACGAACAGATCGCCCGCCGCGTCGGCCTCCTGCTCGCCTCCGGCGAGGCCGTCGAAGGCGTCGGAGAGAGCGTCGTGGACTCCTCGGAGATAATCAACACCCTCCGCGAGGGCGGCATGGCGTGTATGGGCTACGCCACCGCGGAAGCCAGCGAGGACGCCGGCGAGAACATCAACACCATCACCAGCCTGACGCGCAACGCCCTCCTGACGAAGATGAGCCTGCCGGACGCCGTCGAGGCGCAGGCAGCCCTCCTGGTCATCGCCGGCGACCCGGACCGCATCTCGCGGAAGGGCGTCGAGCGCGCCCGGAAGTGGGTCGAGGAGGAGACGGGGTCGCTACAGGTCCGCGGCGGGGACTTCCCGCTCGCCAGCGAGCGACTCGGTGCGCTCGTCCTGCTTGGCGGGGTCGAGCGCTCGCGACGCGTCGAGGAGTTCATGGAGCGAGCGCGCGAGGCGCAGGACAACGCGCCGCAGGGTGACGCGAAAGCGGTGTTCGAGAACGAGGACCTGGACGACCTCTTCTGA